From the genome of Chionomys nivalis chromosome 9, mChiNiv1.1, whole genome shotgun sequence:
TTAGTGAGGAACAGGGCCTTTTTGGGGGTGGAAGGCTGCCTACGTCTTGCAGAGGAAATATTGGCATCTAAGACATGAaggcaaaaatattaaaagctacacACACTGATGTAACATTTTCAATGGCAAAGGACTAAAAATGGCCTTGCTGTCATCTCCAAATGACTAGATGAAAAAAACCATGCTGAATTCTCAAAGTAGACAATCGATATGGGATATGGCTATGAGAAGTGATAGCCaatgttattaataataatttaaaaaaggtcAAAGGAAGCATTGACTATTTTATTATCTAtcattaatttatattattttacttttaattttattgttattaacattaataatgtatttttattgttttatttttgtgtgtatgtgtgttgtgtctgtacACACAGAAAAgagtgttggatctcctggaactgtacttacaggtagttgtgagccaccatgtgggtgctgctaGGAATctaacctgggttctctgcacgAGCAGCTgtgatgttaagttgggagcgttaccccagtccctggcatccatcccagcgtACCCTGATCTGGGAGTTGTGTTGGTCtgaactccaaatcccagcatgccaagtcctgacccctccctggggaagggTCATGCTCTTGGCCACCCAAGTGTGCTGCATTTaataaaacatgggcattttaatttgacCCGATTGGATTTCTTTGCGCTGAGTGGCTCAGCATTTTTCCTAACAGCAGCCAATACTCAAAATTATGGAGACATACCTCCAGCCCCATTATATTAagtaaaaaagataaaagggaaaTTGGCTATTAAGAGGGAGGAaatatggggggctggagagatagagcCTTAGTGAATACTGGGTCACACAGGTagaacacagatatacatgcagagatGACACCCACACATCAAATTCAATTAAGTTAAAAACCAAAAATCGCGAGCAATCGCTAAAACATCAGGGccgacaagatggctcagttggtaaatgcACCTGCTGTCCAGAGgggtgacctgaatttgatccctggagcaCTACAGTCAAGGATCAAACCaactcttacaagttgtcctccaCACGCGTGCTGCGGAATTCGCCACCCCCCCACAGATGAATAAGTGAAAACTGttgaaaattttaggaaaatgaaatgtaACTGTTCTGATCGTAGTTTAagacaaagacacaaagaataatttGAAGCGGTTTGACAAACAAACCAGCTACACAACACTCATGCTGGATGACAGCAAACACTAggacacaacaaacaaacaaaacatgaaagaatCAGTGTAACCAGCAGCACTGGCGATGCTTTTCTGGGAGATATTCCCAAGACATAAAattattactgttttgttttgagacagggtctcactgtacatccctggctgacctggaactgtgatatgggttctaggaaccaaacccaggtcctctgcaaaagaaaCAAGTATtcctaatggctgagccatctctccagccataaatatactaaaatttatttttaaaaagaaagagacagatacTAGGTGCCTTCCACTTGAGGTACCAGCCACTACTGATAATGTCGTCTTCAGAATAAAGCCAATCCAAGTCTCACTAAATATCTGACTAGAACCACAAGGGTGATGGAAAAGAGATGACGGAGGATCACAGTCACAGGTTCTGTAGAAAAACTctcaggaggggctggagagatggctcagtggttaagagctttgcctgctcttccaaaggtcctgagttcaattcccagcaaccacatgtgttcataaccatctgtaatgagatttggtgccctcttctggcctgcagggatacatgaaCACTGAATACATGAGCaaatctttgggaaaaaaaaaaagaaagaaaagctctcGGGAAAACCCAGAGTGTAAGGAAATTCCACAAGGATGCTCTAGGCCAGTAAGGGATACTGGGGAGGCTGAAAAATGCAGGCCCATGTCTACCTTGTCTGAAAGTTAGAGAGTTTGGAGATTTGACAAGTACAGTTGCCATCCTAACTCAGGAggtgattgcttggttcttttaaaattaagagagctcaaggccaccctgacaggtggtcaggttATGCAAATGtgcttctattcttttcttttataactatgaggtcacctggggaagggctgtcttcagtctctgtgactcGGTGTACTTGACTGGGGCACCTCACTACCTAGGCAACAGAATGCTGATGACAGAATGTCTCAGAATTAACCTTTTGTTACCTTCTCTCCCAgtttacattgggtataaaagctaTGGGGTAAAAACGCGGGTGATTTCAGGGCCCGAGTAATTCCTGAAATACCTTCCCACTACTGTcttatgttttctgtcttattattttatgtgtcttcatatttctttgatttcttcccacgcccctaccctggaaAGAGGTGATTTTGTCGAGGCTGAtcaccaaaaaaccaaaaagcgaaaaagaaaagaagaaacaatccAATATTCTACCTCTAACAAACTTCCAGGCCATTTGACAGAAGGTGCAATGTGAGGATTCCCTGCTACATATTAAAGTCTACCAATAAATTATACTATATGGACCTAATTCAAGCAAAGAAAAACCCAAGTCTCTCAGAGAAATTTAAACAATGATTAAATGGCTGGAGGTATTGAGGAATGattgttaattttctgttttttaattgtattatttatgtattcatgtatgtatgcatttacttgtgtgtgtgtgtgtgtgtgtgtgtgtgtatgcatgtaccacAGCACagtgtgggggtcagagaacaaGTTGTGGAgttaattctcttcttccaccacataggtcctggggatggaagtcAGGCTGTCAGTCCCGGTAGCTaacacctttaccagctgagccatcccgCAGGCCCTGCTGTTAAATTTCCAGATAATGTTGAATGTGAATAATGTTGAGGTCATGCTTTAGAGAAATGTTTTAGAAACACACGATGAAATACAGATGGAATGATGCCATGTCTGGGACCTCCTTCAAGTCGTAGTGccaaggagggggaggaggtgaCTGCAGGCAGGCGTCGTCGGAGCTGGTGATAACACAAGGGGGTTCCTCATGCTACTCTAGCTGTGAATCTGAAGCACTTGCATCTGTCTTACCCAGAAAAATGGGTAAAGGCGTACACGTTGACAACTGGTCACACTGACTTAACAAAAACTGAAGCCTTACGAGGACCCGGAAGCAGATTTCTGAAAGTAACGAGGGAGCATTGTTGCACTTTGGATCCAGAATGTCTCCCCAAAAGCCCATGTGTTTGGAAGTATTGGGGAGAGGCAGGGCCTAATGGAAGGTCTTTGGCCCATGAGGGCATGTTATTGAAGTAGACTATAAGACATGATCTTCTGCTGTCTTTACTCCCCGCCACGAGGTGAACAGTCTTTGCTCTGCCTCCTGTCATCATGATGATACACCACCTCATCACGGCTCCAAAACAAGAGAGCCAGAGGATCACGGACTATTATCTgtgagcaaaaacaaacaaacaaacaaacaaaaacaaaactttctctATGAGTGGACCATCACAGCTAGTTTGCTACaggtaggcccatatttctagaTGACATGGCAGCCAAGCCATCAAGCCATAGGTTACACCTGAGATGGGTCACGTATCCTGCCAGGCAGGCTGTCGCTAACCTAACAAAAGGTCGGGATgtttttgctcctttctttgtaatttggaggatgcctgattgAGGTGTTAATTCAAGCctatgtgacagctagcatacagggCAGACAGGTAGTTGTGGACTTGAcaaaaagccattcacctggttacctaggagacagaatgctaatgtatttcccctAAGTTAAGTTTTGGTTTAAAGACTGTTTGGAGAatttcttcaggatgtgaactcaggatttcatgaggaaCCACTGAGAAAGAATCTCCCTCCCGATGAAACCGTGTGAGTCGTGTCTTTATTCCTGTCTCCTCCATGCCGGTCCAGAGAGGGAAGAGTAGTTTATGTTGGGGCTTCAGACCCTGACAGCTACGGCAACACAAAGCTGACTAACACagtagagagaagaggaggaaggttcTAAGGACAATCCACACAATGGAGCAAGGCAGTCAGGCACTCAGACCAGTAAGTACCACAGGAACTGAAGTCAAGGGATTTCCTAAGTGGGAGGCAGCTTTGATGATGACAGATCTTGGTGGAGAAAAGTACTACTTAACACTGTTTGAGAGCAGAGTTGCTATCGGACACCATCATGTACCTTCTAGAAACGAAGGCTCTGGATAATGTTTTTACGAGTCACATAACGACTGGAATAGCAGATCTTCAGGCCCTTGCCTGTGATTGGAGAGCCTACCTCTGCTCCACGGGAAGGGTCTCGGCCTTTGTCTTGGGACAAACTCTCCTAGGAGCTTCACACTAGACTCATCACTAAACCAGGGACACCTAGTTCAGCTTCCTAGAGGCTGCCAGGACAAATGCAAAGGTTTAGATGAAAAATAGGGAGCTGGCgtattttcttggtttctgtttgataagagtttcatgtagtccaggcctGCCTCAAACTGGCTATGCAACCGAGATATGTAGAACCGTACTCAGTTTTATGCAGTGCCCGAAAATGAACTTAAGCCTTCGTACATGCTAGGTAATAACTCTTCCAAACGAGCTACAGGTCTAGCCCCTTTGTCTTGTTTGGGACTCAGTCTCACTACATTATCCAGaggggtgtccttgaactcacgatCTACCTGTCCCATCCtcaagaaatagtttttaaataaaagctataAAAAGCAATATCAGTAGATTAATGCATATTTGGACACGGTAACTCCTCTCAACCCATCTAGTTTTAAATTGGAATTGAAGTggtttcccccatcccacccagtTCTCAGTGCTAGGGAGAATTTTCCTGCTCCGTTCATCTTGAAGAAGACATCACCTCTTGGTTCTTCCAGCAGCGGCAACAGAAGAAAGccatgaaatgaaagaaaatttgagTATTCTAAACATGCCATGACCAGATGCCATCCTTCCTGATCTCCCACATGACCAACCTATAGAGAAACGAGTGAAACAATTGGAAACATTACCTCTTTCACTCTCTTGTCCCTCTATGTCCAACCTGGGCTGGAAGAGAGCTATCCCTTGCCAGAATGCGCTCTCCAGCTCAGGGAGAAGTCAGATGGGCAGAGAGGAGAACTCTATTTCCACAGCCATAATACCAGGTCATGcttttgagacatgttttctctAAAGTGAAGAAACTCTGGCAGAATCCATGATTGAATGTTGACTCCTTGGTCTAGTAGGATCCACTCAGGGTTCCTAGGCTCTCCTACAGCCCCCCACCTCCAAGAAGGCTCACAGGGATGTTAGATCGTTCACAGAGCTAGAACATGCTCAGTCAGAACAAGCGTGGCAACCTCAATGCAGAACAGTTGGCCTGTATCTCAGGCAGGCCCCATGAGCTCCTTCCCCACCTCAGCTCGTTCAAACTCACACGATTGTTCACACAGCATTTTGAGATTCTGTGCTGTCTCCAAAGAGGAGAGCTGCAGAGGGACTTAGAGCAGAAAAAACGAGAAGAGCGATGGTGGTACAGCATTTGTATTCGGGCTTCCCTTCTGTGCCGGTCCATGGGACAGAGCACAGCACATTGCTCTAGAAGCCCTGATGAACAGGCAACGTGTGTAGGAACACGACAAAGAGGAGAAATGACCAATGACCATCGCAGCTCTTGCCTACAGCTGTGTCGTTGGAGAAGAGAAATCAACCCAGATCTCAAATCTCAGTCCTCCGACTACCGTGGTGTCCTTAGAATTCATAGGGAGACACAAAGATGGTGATTTTGGAAGTGTGGATGGCCTGGAAGGAGCGGTCCAGGTATTCTGACATGTCAACGTCCACCTGCACAGTCTGAGGCCCTTTCAGGGTCTGTTTAAGGATGAGCTCCCCTGTCTGCCGGTCTGAGCGCTGTATTACGAAGTGGCCACGGCTGTTCCCACCCACAATTCCGAAGCGCAGGCTGTTGGGCCCAGACTGGCCAGGAACTGAGGCTGTGGCCATGCGGAAGAGCGTGGCGGGCGTCTTCAGGTTGGAAGGTAGAGAGAGGTAGTGGAACGTGACGGTCTTGGGCTTGTGGCGACACGGCCTGTTATCCATGGGACAGGGGCTTCGCTCACACTGGCTGGAGCAGAGGTAAAATGGAGACGGTTAGGCTTGGGGAAACTCAGGAGGGGCTGCCCCCTCTGCCCTCCTGAAGAGGCCACACTCCTGTAGACTCTAGCATCTCTTTGGAAGCATAAAATGTCCACGCTTCATGTGAGTCGACAGTTGTAGGagaaatggaatctcagagaagcttctctgtctctcctattTCCTGTGTACGGTGAAACTATCCTCCCTCCCCATAAACTGCAAGCCCAGCCTTGGTCATGGATCCATGCTCCGGATCTACTCACAAGAGAGATGTCTTCACGTAGCTTATGTTGCCGCTGATCTCAGGGCATTCGGGTTTGACACACTGGAAACTTCCTCCAGTGTTGAAGCATGTGGTTCCTTGGGGGCACGTGTGCTGTGAGCCCACACACTCATCAACATCTGTATTTCAGGAGACACAATGAAGGCTGTGaatcttcctgcctttcctgTCTCAATACAGCCACTTGAAACCCCCGATAGGCAAAGGGATGGGAGACTCCACCAGCGATGAACTTTCCAAACACCCAACACTTACTCTGTGTGTGTCATGCACGTAGCGTGTATGTATgcggagaccagaggttgactaTTTGGGTATTTTCCTCAATCACATATCCACACTGTTTTTTGAAacggggtctctcactaaacctgggaTTCACTGGCTCCGCTAGGTCGGCTGGCTAGTGAGTGCCAGGAGCCCACCCCCTAAGAGCAAGAACCTCATCAggtattctgttttctttcaacaTCTGAAACAGAGGTCCTGCAGAAGTACTCTAGGACTCTGGGGGTGAACCCCTTCCCTGGGATGTGACAAGTGGTAGGAGTTCGTGTCAACACCAAGTGAGTCGCCTGCCTGCTTCTCAGCCCTAAGTGCTTTTGAGTCTCCTTAATGCTATGGTTGTCCTCAGATCAGACTCAAACCTTTAGGGACGCCTGCCTCTCATACTAAAAGCAAACGTCCCTGCTCAGTTGTTTTTAATCAGAGTTCTCTGTGCCGTTTACAAACATCCAGTGAGTTTATCCGGCTGGAGGCTGTCCCTTCCCAAGCCCAAGGACTCCGACGTGGACTCATATGAGCCCTGTGAGAAGGAGATGGAGCGGATGGGGATGATAGATCAATGGGTGGGTGGGTTAGGGGAAGTATAGATGGGTAGGTGTGATAATAGCTGTCTGGACATCTCCTATTCCCCTGCTGCCCACTCCTATACATACATTGCAGTCTCATAAGATGTCACCAGAGAACCACCTCTCTGTTTATATTCCAAGTCAGTATGTGACTTAGCCCCCAgccttttctctttgccttcttctCCAGTAATTCAGAGCCATTTTTTGGATGCCTGCTGGGTTCCCTTCATTGTGTCTCATCCGTCCATGAAGGAGTCAGACCTGGACATCCAGTGTGAGCCTGAAGCAGCTGCATTCTCCCCAGAGGTCCCCTGCAGCCCCAAGCCCCAATAGAGCTGAGTAAGAGGAGACTCTGCTTTCCCTTCAGGCCTGAACTGTGTACAGCAGCCCCAACTGTTTCCTAGTTTGACTTACCTGTGGCCAACTGTAgcttgaaaatattaaataaaaatctctaGAAATAGGTAATtcattggtttttaaaataaattttattatagtatattatagttatttattttgtcattagTTGTTGTTAATGTTTGTTCTGCCTACTTTATAAATTAAACTTCACGCTAGGTAGGTACTAAATATAGGACAGAAACGTTGTGCAAGTAGGGTTAATACCGTTCAACTGGATTTGGGTATTGACccatggatgggggaggggctgctgtATTCTAATTGTGTTAATATGGAGAACTGATGTATCTATGTTATTAATCTCTATGTTTGTCTTCAGAGGAGGTGTGGCAGTGGGAGGCCTCCTGTTGGTGTGCCCAGCCTCCGCTAGATTTATTGATGTCCATGAAGGGGACTTCAGCTTCAGCCTCTCCTTTCTGTGCCCCGCTCCCACTTGCCCTGCAGACACTCCTTGCTGGTGAAGGGGCTATCTGCACCGTTTCTGGAAACAGAGAACCCTCAGCCCTGTCGTCCAGGGGGTCACAATGGATGGGTGGCCCTTAGGTAGAACCTGAGGTGTTTTGCATTCACACCCCACGCTCTGATCTATTCTCTGTTCCTGGGAGACTGACTGGCCTGGCTGCTGTCTGCCTAGGCTCCCAGGCCTTTTGGCCCCCAGGCCCTCTTGTTTTCAGGCCTCAGGTGTCTAGTGGAGCCTGCATATGGAGGCTGAGCAGCTGTGGTCTCTGTTTTCAGCCTGGGGGCAGTCTGGTGGTAGATGCATATTTCAGCCACAACTGTGGTCAGGCTCCTCTGAGCCCGGTCCCTAACCCTTGCCTGTCACTGGtggctctgtctctctgttgtcCTAGCTAGCCACCACACATGGCCAGTAGTGCTGTAGAGCCTGGCCGAGCTGAGGTACAGCCTATAGTCAGAGGACACTAGTAGGTGGACACACAGGGCCATGAAGCCTCCTGGGTCCCTTCAGATTCCAGTAGAGTGGACTCTGGCTGGCTTTTTGACCTTTGGGTTCAGGTCTGGCTGAAGGTATTGCTGAATAAGAGGAAGTGACCTTCCCCAGAAATGTCACTCacatgaggtcagaagaggctggCTGGTTAAACAGCTAATTTGTATAGAAGATATATAACCTGATCTTTGAGAGTTCTCTTTATTAACTTCTTTTCCAAGATTGAATGTGTACCCGGCTTTGATTCTTTTAGCCTAATCACTCCCGAATGGGAATCAGGGGTGAGAGCAGGGGTGACCTCTAGCCTGGTGGTCACCCGCCTCTGCTGTGGTCCCACTCACCCTCACAGGTCTTGCCATCAGCCAGGACCCGGTATCCACTGGGGCAGGTACAGCGGAAGGAGCCAGGGGTGTTCACGCAGGTATGCAAGCAGAGCCGGGGGTGTCTCTCCTGCCCGTAGATCTCACACTCGTTCACATCTGGGGACAAAAGTGCCCTTGATTCCAGGAGGCTGTGTGGTCTCCATCAACTAGACTTGTTGGCAGCTGTGCCTAAACAGCTGGATGAAGCGACAAGCTACACCTACAGAGGAGCATCTGGGATGTTCCCCGTCCGGCAGTCTAGGGCCAAGAGAGCTGAAGGGAGGATTGGGAGGAGCTAATGTGGGCGACCCTAGGAGGGCCCCTGAGTCTGACTTGGGGAAAGTTAAAGTCTAGCAAGTCAGGTACCccactgggagaggaaaaccagaTTCAGACACCTGTCTTAGCCCTCCTCATCTTCAGCAATGGAGGAATGAGGTTAGAGACCCTGCAGCCTGGGTGTGGCAGGTCTGTAtgctcagcatttggaaggttgaagCACGGATCTccatttgaggccagtttgggctgtACATTGAGACTCCTCTTTAGAAGGGTATGGGGAGTAGTTTTACTTTTGATGCTGTGAACTGAACCTCTTAGCATTAACTGGCCAGATCTCAGGGTGGAACTGTTGTCTAGCTGTTATCAAAAGCGGGATCTAGAGTTAGTTAAACTGAGGAGGTGACTAGGGAATGAGTCTCAGGTAGTGCCCACATCCATGGCTCTGTCTGCCATAAATGTTCCCAGCGACTCGCTTGCCACGCCCCccagaggcggggaggaggctgtGGACACTTGTAGGCAAAAGGCTCCTCTGGGCTATCACCCCCtgactgtcttcttcctcccctaCCTGCTGCTGTGTTAtagaagatggccttgaacttttgaccctcTTGCCTCCATATCTCAAGTGTTGCAACGTTGACAGGCACGGCACTCCAAGTTTAAGTGGTGATGAGATTGCAGgaagggtcttgtgcatgctagacaagtgctctagaGACTGAATGCAAATCCCCAGCACGCTATCTGCTGTCTGTACTGTCTCAGAGAAGGCCCTGGGAGTCCAGCCGTGAGAAGAGTGTACACTGGGAGGAGACCCAACATGGGCTCGCAGCCACCTCTTTCTCCAGAATCCCCCTGAAGTCTACCCGTTAATTTCATTCATCTTGGCAACCCTTACCTAAAGGCAAATCACAGATATTTCTGAGACCATGCCCAGGGAGAACCTCGCCCCACCCCGCACTCCGCCCCAGGACTGCAGATGGGACCGTTTGTTCCCAGGCTCACGTCCTCACGTCTCCTCCCGTGGTTCCCGCTTCCCCGCGGAGCCCGATCCTACCCAGGCAGACGCCGTCGCTGCCCAGGGTGCCGCTCAAGTGGAATCCTGCCTCGCAGCTGCAATGCTGCTCCTGCCCAACCTGCTTGCAATGCGGCGGATGACTGAAGGCGGAGTCGCTGGGCATGCCGCCCTCGGGGGCCCCGGGGTCGCTGATCACACTGTCCTCTGGGGCCTCTACGGGAAGAAGACACACTCAGCGCCTGACCCGCCCCACCCCTCCGGCACTTGCTGTGTGCCCCAGGACGGGCGAGACCCTATCTCCCAATGTGTACTCCACAGtgaaatgtcctgagttcaatccccagcaaccactaCTTCaccaaccatctataatgagatctggtgccctcttgaggaggAAACCTCATCAgtttagaccatgaaacccaattatggacaagttcaacagaacctccatatacgggctgcccatgcatgcttcagcattgccagggcataaaactcattttcattttcaacctAAAGAGAGGGACTGCGACCCAGACAGACCCGCAAGAGAGCAGAATGTAATAGCAGGACAGCCAGGTGTACTGCAGTGTGAAGTCCGAGATTCATTTCTACAATCTTGTGTAATACCCACAATGCAGGGAGCACAATGCCCACAACGCCCACAATGCAGGGAGctctaaagtttaaaaatttgaGCCTCtactttttcttgtgtgtgtgtgtctacacttGTGTATACAAGCTTGTGGACTCCTCAATGTGTTCAAGGTAATTGTTCTTTTATTACAGTTTTTGTGTCTTTCCAAGAACAGAAAGTAGTTTTATAACCATGATAAAAAT
Proteins encoded in this window:
- the Fbln7 gene encoding fibulin-7, with protein sequence MPHQDPVTAEEAEEPLWINEFQGQLGTQFCQKHPLNLVMSHVFGENSKVRQPGSLSRRVARCGRSGSPECLSSSQSCPNQQQLLTTIRQLQLLLRGQETRFTEDIRNMKSRLATLQIILNKMVSGAPPVSCPALDAPADGRKFGSKYLVDHEVHFTCNPGFQLVGPSSMVCLANGTWAGEKPHCRATSECSSQPCHNGGTCVEGANQYRCICPPGKTGSHCQNQTQPGIDPGAPEGGMPSDSAFSHPPHCKQVGQEQHCSCEAGFHLSGTLGSDGVCLDVNECEIYGQERHPRLCLHTCVNTPGSFRCTCPSGYRVLADGKTCEDVDECVGSQHTCPQGTTCFNTGGSFQCVKPECPEISGNISYVKTSLFQCERSPCPMDNRPCRHKPKTVTFHYLSLPSNLKTPATLFRMATASVPGQSGPNSLRFGIVGGNSRGHFVIQRSDRQTGELILKQTLKGPQTVQVDVDMSEYLDRSFQAIHTSKITIFVSPYEF